The Populus alba chromosome 4, ASM523922v2, whole genome shotgun sequence genome contains a region encoding:
- the LOC140955549 gene encoding uncharacterized protein, producing the protein MKKAAQSPPNSAFFVSPAANSGGHYTGNPQHRTNPHHSNRSFFNRGGRGGGHGARGGKGRGRSGGRGSQWHGHTMAWQPGYAPQHQNPQHQTGNNYYGQERQQPIYGQAPWAGPWPQWASPPCPYPTAGQPTQRQPSILGPRPQQAHMAAVTSPAQSTQQAHSSYAPTDIQAAMHTLSIAPPDTQWYMDTGATSHMTANGGFSNGDAFNEM; encoded by the exons atgaaaaaggctgCCCAATCTCCCCCCAACTCTGCCTTTTTTGTCTCTCCGGCTGCTAACTCCGGTGGACACTACACTGGAAACCCACAGCACCGCACAAACCCACACCATAGCAACCGCAGCTTCTTCAATCGCGGTGGCAGAGGAGGTGGCCACGGAGCTCGCGGTGGAAAGGGAAGAGGGAGAAGTGGTGGCCGTGGAAGCCAGTGGCACGGGCACACCATGGCATGGCAGCCGGGATATGCCCCGCAGCACCAGAACCCACAGCACCAGACGGGAAACAATTATTATGGGCAGGAGAGACAACAACCCATTTATGGGCAGGCCCCTTGGGCTGGGCCGTGGCCTCAATGGGCCAGCCCACCATGCCCATACCCAACGGCTGGGCAGCCCACTCAACGCCAGCCCAGCATTCTTGGGCCTAGGCCTCAGCAAGCCCATATGGCAGCAGTCACATCACCGGCCCAGTCCACACAGCAGGCCCATTCCTCCTATGCTCCAACTGACATCCAAGCGGCTATGCACACGCTCTCCATTGCTCCTCCTGATACTCAATGGTATATGGACACCGGAGCGACATCTCACATGACTGCAAATGGAG GATTTTCCAACGGGGATGCCTTTAATGAGATGTAA
- the LOC118050854 gene encoding pyruvate dehydrogenase E1 component subunit beta-3, chloroplastic yields MTTIFQGLGGAAAAAAAASLTNSFDSKKLLLPSSRRSLAERKTSSFLVVRSDGSVNLNLGSSNGRARTVDKLITNAVATKADTSAASSASKPGHELLLFEALREGLEEEMDRDLQVCVMGEDVGHYGGSYKVTKGLAEKYGDLRVLDTPIAENSFTGMGIGAAMTGLRPIVEGMNMGFLLLAFNQISNNCGMLHYTSGGQFTIPIVIRGPGGVGRQLGAEHSQRLESYFQSIPGIQMVACSTPYNAKGLMKAAIRSENPVILFEHVLLYNLKERIPDEEYICNLEEAEMVRPGEHVTILTYSRMRYHVMQAAKTLVNKGYDPEVIDIRSLKPFDLHMIGNSVKKTHRVMIVEECMRTGGIGASLTAAINENFHDYLDAPIVCLSSQDVPTPYAGTLEEWTVVQPAQIVTAVEQLCQKLH; encoded by the exons ATGACCACCATTTTCCAGGGATTAGGAGGAGCTGCTGCTGCAGCAGCTGCAGCTTCTTTAACCAACTCCTTTGATTCAAAGAAATTACTTTTGCCTTCCTCTCGCAGATCCCTCGCAG AGAGAAAAACTAGCAGCTTTTTGGTGGTGAGATCTGATGGCAGTGTGAATCTGAATCTTGGGAGTTCTAATGGTAGAGCTCGTACGGTTGATAAATTGATTACAAATGCAGTTGCA acAAAGGCTGATACTTCTGCAGCTTCCTCTGCATCGAAACCTGG GCATGAACTACTACTTTTTGAGGCCCTCAGAGAAGGTTTGGAAGAGGAAATGGACAGAGATCTGCAAGTCTGTGTCATGGGTGAAGACGTGGGTCATTATGGAGGTTCTTACAAGGTTACGAAAGGCCTAGCTGAGAAGTATGGGGATCTCAGAGTTCTTGACACCCCTATTGCTGAGAACTCCTTCACTGGTATGGGCATTGGAGCTGCCATGACTGGCTTGAGGCCAATTGTTGAGGGTATGAACATGGGATTTCTTCTTCTAGCCTTCAACCAGATCTCAAACAATTGTGGCATGCTCCACTATACATCAGGTGGCCAGTTTACTATACCAATTGTCATTCGTGGGCCTGGGGGAGTTGGACGGCAACTTGGAGCTGAGCATTCACAACGCCTCGAGTcatattttcaatcaatccCCGGAATCCAAATGGTTGCATGTTCAACCCCTTACAATGCCAAGGGCTTGATGAAAGCTGCAATCCGAAGTGAGAACCCGGTCATACTTTTTGAGCATGTCTTGCTTTACAACCTCAAGGAGAGAATCCCAGATGAAGAATACATTTGCAATCTTGAGGAAGCTGAGATGGTTAGGCCTGGAGAGCATGTCACTATCTTAACCTACTCCCGGATGAGATATCATGTGATGCAGGCTGCCAAAACTTTAGTGAACAAGGGATATGATCCCGAAGTAATTGATATCAGATCATTGAAACCATTTGATCTTCACATGATTGGAAATTCTGTGAAGAAGACACATCGTGTTATGATTGTGGAGGAATGCATGAGAACTGGTGGAATTGGTGCTAGCTTGACCGCAGCTATCAATGAAAATTTCCATGACTATTTGGATGCTCCAATTGTGTGCTTGTCTTCACAAGATGTGCCAACTCCTTATGCAGGGACATTGGAGGAATGGACAGTGGTTCAACCTGCCCAGATTGTGACAGCAGTTGAGCAGCTGTGCCAGAAGTTACATTAG